TTCTTTGGATTGGGAAGCCAGGTCACCTGTATCAAATTGGTGGCCGACAATAGCATTGCGGGAATCTTGGTGGTGTCACCCTTGTCGATCAGCTTTTGCCGAAGGTTTCGGCAATTGTCTCGGTCCAAAACATAGAAACGCCAAGGTACTTTTGAACACAGGTCGGATTCGCAATGTTCTTTGGCGGCAGGACGGTGGAAGGGTGCCCAGCTTGCTGCTTCGAGTAAGGCCTCGACCACTTCCTCTGCTAATGCGAATGGGTATTGTTTTTCAGATAAGACCTTTAAGGTTTTGCGTTCGCGGATGGCCTGTTCGACGAGATTTACGGTAGGAGAATCACTCATTGAAAATGTATTACTTGGTTGCGACTTCATTGCCTGCATTTGACCAGCCCATAAAACCTCCTTCGAGGTGATATACTTTGCCAACGCCGAGTGTTTCCAGCGCTTCCAGTGACTGGCGACTTCTTCCGCCTGGAGAGCCGGCTTGACAATGAACCATGTAGGTCTTGCTCGAATCGAGTTTTGCGACTTGGGCTGCGAATTCTGGATCGGCAATATTGATATTGATGGATCCGGGAATGTGTCCGGCAGCCGCTTCTTCGGGACTTCGGACATCGAGTGCGACTATCGATTTACTTTCGAGTTTTTGGGCCGCTTCGCTGGCTTGAACATCGATGACTTCAAATGCGACAACTTCTGTCTTCGTGCAGGCTGATTGGAAAGTGAGGAAGGCCACGCAGGCAAGGGCGGTGGCGCAGAGATTGAATTTGTTTTTCATGAAGTCATTCCGGCGGAATTGAGTTTAGCAGGCAAGTTTATCTGTTATTATACTTACGATCGGGTAAGAGAATTATAGTAGGGCAGGCATCTTGCCTGTTTTCGTTTCAAAGGCATGCACAGGCAAGATGCCTGTGCTACTCTATCTAACAGCTTTCAATCGACTGCCAGCCATGAACGAGACGATGAGAATCCTTCTCAAAGCAAAACACGTTTCCGCCTCCACCTCCTGGCTGATCCATCGATCTGTTTATGGGGGCGCCTGTAAGTCGACAGAGTAGGAGGGTGCCCACTCCGCCATGAGACACGATGGCGATATCTCCATTCGACTGGTCTCCTTCTATGAGGTTTTCGACAGCGTTGAATATCCTGGATTGTGCATCCGCGGCTGGTTCCCAGCCTTCGATCGATTCATTTGGGTTATTAAAGAAGCGGGTTGCCATGGCTTCAAATGCCTCTTTGGCGAGGAAGCCTGTTGAGGAACGATCGTTTTCACCGAGGGCTTCGAGTTGAATGGGTTCTAGGGATAAAGCTGTGCCCAGAATTTCAGCGCCATCGATGGCTTTTTTTTCTGAACTAGAATAGATCGAGGTTATGGCCGGTATCCATGGCTTGGTGACGAGGAGCTGCATTCTTATGCGACCTTTTTCTGACAATGGCCATTGGGGGACGGGGACCTCGGGATCGATAACAACTTCCGGATGGGTGATGAAGTAGACGAGCTGCATAGGGTTTCAGTCTTTTTGTTCTGTATTACCTCTTGGTTACGAAGGCATCTATCATCTCCATCACTTGCACGCCTGTTTTTGCACTGCATGGATTCTCACCCTTACCAAGGAAATAGTCATTCACGGCTTCGATCATCGGTTGTTGGATGTGTGGTGGTGGATCGTAGTTTGAGGTTTCAATTCCATGGTTGCTTTTTACGACCAGGGTGGGGCTGCGAAAGAAACTAAAATCGATGCTTCCATTGTCGCACATAATTTTGCAGCTGTCTTTGATCGTGCCATCGACGGATGCAAAATCCCAGTGTCCCTGGAAAAGTACGTCATCTTTGAACCGCATCTGGCCACTTACACAATCGTCGCAACTGCCGTCGGTATTTCGCATCAAAGAGAAACCTTGAATGACTTCAGCTGGACCGAAGTATTGTAGGATGAGGTCCAGTTGGTGCGGCGCCAGGTCGTGAAATATGCCTCCGCCGGAAATTTCAGGCTGCATTCTCCAATTGACCTCACTGAGTGCAATGAGTGGGTCTAGCTCCGGTTGGATCGTTTGTAAGGAAACGTGGCGTGGTTTGCCTAGCTCGCCTGATATGAGCAGTTCATCGACACGCACAAACAAAGGCAAACGTCGCCGGTAGTGGGCCACGACCACTTTCTGTTTTGAGCCTTCTGTCAGGTCGAGTATCTGCTGTGCCTCGGCACCACTGCGGGCCATTGGTTTTTCCACGTAGATGTTTTTGCCGGCTGCTAAAGCGCGTTGAGTATACTCCAAATGATAATCGGGTGGAGTAGCGATATAGATGGCGGTGATCTCAGGGTCATTTAACAAAACATCGGCATCGTCGGACCATCGCGGAACACCATGCCGTTCTGCGAAATCTTTGGCTTTTTCTCCGTTGCGGCGCATAACAGAGCGTAGTTCCGAATTGGATGCCTTCTGAAACGCGGGTCCACTCTTAACTTCGCATACGTCACCAACGCCAATGATTCCCCAAATGATTTTTTCCATTGATGTAATAGTGGAGAGTTGAATGGGGACTGGCAACGACTCATCTCTTCGAATTAAGTGCGTGCAATTTGCTGGCCTAACGAACGAAAAGCTAAATACCTTTTATCTCATATGATTGCTGAGGATTTTAAACAAGCGTTCCAGGTATTTCTTAAAGAGGAGTCAACGGTGGAGGAGGCTTATGCCGCTTATGCAAACCTTGTTGAGGAAAAGTTTAATTCGACACACGTGGAGGATGCGACTCACGAGGTTGTTTGGACGGTGAAATCTTCAAGAGGTCGTGGCATTGAGAAAATGCTACTCTCCCTCGCCAGGGCTTTTACCAAGGCTCCAAAGCCTACCCTCAAGCCATTCAGTTTTAAGTCTCTTCACACGTTGAATACCAGGCAGGTGCAAGAGTTGGATTCAGAAAGAGAACGCACTGTAGAGCTTGAGAATCTGTCCACTATTTTTGCCGGTGTTGCCATGTGGATGTTTGGACTGAGCTCTGCAATGATTCCCCTGGTTGGCATAACTGGAGTGGCGCTGGCTATAATGAGTGCTTTTATATTCATTGGATCTGTTATCGGGATGTCGAAGGCACATTTCAGGTTCTTGCCTGGTGAGTTTCGAAGTATCTCAGCCGACCATTGGAGTATAAAGTCGTTTGCCGAAAAGTGATTATTAAGTGAATTCGAAGGATATGTTGTCACATTTCTTTCTCTCATGACCACTAGGGAGTATGGGTGAAGTCGGATACATATCTAAAATGGTGGATGCAGACCTCGTTGAACGGTCTATAGATGGGCAGAGAGAGGCGTTTACAGAATTGGTTAATCGTCACAAATCTGCCGCCTGTGGTGTAGCTTATTCTATTTGTGGAGATATGGGCCTGAGTGAGGAAGTTGTTCGATAAGATTTTGTTTCTGCATGCGTCAACTGGATGTGCTGACTCCTGTGGTGCTCGATTATGTGAAAGCAGTAGTCCAGTCCAAGTCCCTTCAATGGCTGGTTGAAATGGGTCCGGATTTGGGGTGGCTGCTTTCGTTCTTAATCCCGGTGATGGTGTATGCGTCCCGGATGATTGACCGGGGGATTTTTGAATACGAATCTGCTAAATAAACCCCTCGATTAGTACTGGCCGGTATTCAACAAGACCAGGGTGCATCCTTCGAGGGCTTCAATGCCGGCCTTACTTACTTTTTCCTGGATACCAGCATCCTTGGTTCCTGGATTAAATAAAATGCGCTTGGGTTTAAGAGCGATGATCTCGTCCAGGATCGGTTCGTGTCGTTCGGGGCGAACGTAAAGAGTGACGGTGTCGAGCTCGCCTTGATAGTCGGATGGAGATTTTAAAACAAGATCTCCAAGGATTTCTTCCTGTATCGGGTTTATGGGCACCGTTGTGTGGCCGTGCTCCTTGAGGAGTTGTTGCGCTTTGTTGGCATAGCGATCCGCTTGGGGCTCGCTCCAATAATCATGGTTGGTTTGTTCATCGTTTAAAATTAGTCGTTTGCACCTAAGAATCCTTTCTTGGGACCTGCTTTGAAGAACTCTGGGAGTCCTCTTCGAGACGTTTTCCCAGACTAACGACCGGATCGATTGAATAGCCGATGCTCTTGTAAAACTCGATGACCGTCGAATTGTTTTAACGGACTTGTAAGTTGATTTTTGGGCAACCAGCTTGTTTGAGGAGATGTTCCGCGTGTTCCATCATGGTGCGCGCCCACCCTTGTCTTTGATGGTGGGGCGAAGCCGCCAGGTAATTGATCCATCCACGGTGTCCTTCATAACCAGCCATGCAGCTAGCGACGATGGATCCGTCGTATTCACCCACCAGAAACCACTCTGGGTTGACTGCGCATTTTCGGGTTATGTCTTTGAGGGGATCGTTTTGAGGTACTACCAATCCGCAGGAATCCCATAAGGCGATGAGTTGTTCTTCGTCCTCAGATTGATTGGGGCGGATAGAGAGGCTATGATTCACGAGAAGCTTATTTTAATTATTCAATTATATCTGTGTTAGTTTGTTTTCATCTGCGTTTTCGAAAAAAGAACTTAAACCTAACCACGGATTGACGCAGATGAACACAGATACAAAGTTTTATAAGTGTAAATCAGTGATTTAGGAACTGATCTGTAAAATCTTTTTGGTATCGCTCGAGGAGAGTATTTAGGTCGTTTTCAACGAAGTAGAGTTTTCCTTTTATTTCCAATGTTTCTCCCGCCTCAATGCCGCCTAGTCGGAAGTCACTGTGCAGGCAACGGATGACGCCTTGGAAGAGCTCTTGGTAGGGCTTAAAGGCAATGGCAAAGATCATGGATTCATCGGAACTAAAACAGCCGATCAAGCCATTGTTGGGTACATCAGGGTGGAGGGGACGTGGATTTACATCTTCTCTGGGGACTCCGGGGCCAGCCCATACTTGGCCAGGAGTGTAGCGTGCCTCAGTTGCCCAATCTCGCGTGGGCATGCGAGATAACTGCCCATCGAGAAATACAAAGCTCTTGGCCAGATAAGCATATTTGTCTTCGGTTTGGTCTGGGCCGGTTCCGGTAAATTCTCCCACACGAACACAAGGCTGAACCCAGTGAGCTTCCGAACGTTGGTTGGATTGTGTGCTGTGATGCGAATGTCCACTTCGTCATGAGTGGGCGTAATGACATGATCTACAATGAGCCCATCGGCCACCTTGCATTGAAGTCGAATCTCAGTGCCTGCTTCGTTGCTTGAGATCAGATAAGTCTCATGATCAATAACGGTGTGTTCACCCCAGTGGGTTGTTCGAGAATTGTCACGGCAGTAAGCCTCAAGATACCAGATTTTCATTTCCTGTCCAGGAAGCTGGTCGCCACTGATGGTCAGTATCTCTTCCTCCCAATGAAGCTTGAGTGGTGGAGAGGACTGAGTGCAGCCGAATAAGAATACTAACGGACTAAAAATTACGATGAACCATTTTGTATTCATGACATCCATCTCGACCATGCCATATAGCCGAAGAATGCGAGTATGGACAAAAGGACTACGACCGTGACGGGATGATTGGTGTGTTTGCCCATCCACTTTTTTCGGCCATTAAGAATAAGTAATACAAGCGTGAGTAGTGGTAGGAAAGCTGCACCAACGACACCGTAGGCTTTTTGGACTTCACGGAATTCGAACAAGAGACCGAAGATGGGAATGATGGCTATCGAATATTGGTAAATGACATAGGGTTTAGAATTCGTGTCGATAAGAACGCCATCTGTAAGGGATGCCTTGTCGGTGTCCTTTTGCACAAACAACCGCCATAGGTCGGCAAATAAGTAGGGGGCCGATTGCCATACGCCGAGTACGCTGCTGAAGGTGGCTCCCAGTGCTCCAATAAGGAACGCCCATCTGCCTATCTTGCCTAATGAAGTTTCCAAGGAATCTGCGATTTCTATAATCAACCGTGCGCCAGTGCCAGTGACTTCAACGGTGCTTCCGAT
This genomic stretch from Opitutia bacterium ISCC 52 harbors:
- a CDS encoding nitroreductase family protein: MSDSPTVNLVEQAIRERKTLKVLSEKQYPFALAEEVVEALLEAASWAPFHRPAAKEHCESDLCSKVPWRFYVLDRDNCRNLRQKLIDKGDTTKIPAMLLSATNLIQVTWLPNPKKEPSDQLFDPTLENMEHIAAASSAIQNLLVAATAREIQTYWSSGGGLRKPETMELLGIPEGEILLGSIFLYGPTTKFSKISPGKLRDQRGDLRSWSKWVEL
- a CDS encoding rhodanese-like domain-containing protein codes for the protein MKNKFNLCATALACVAFLTFQSACTKTEVVAFEVIDVQASEAAQKLESKSIVALDVRSPEEAAAGHIPGSININIADPEFAAQVAKLDSSKTYMVHCQAGSPGGRSRQSLEALETLGVGKVYHLEGGFMGWSNAGNEVATK
- a CDS encoding phosphoglycerate mutase family protein, yielding MQLVYFITHPEVVIDPEVPVPQWPLSEKGRIRMQLLVTKPWIPAITSIYSSSEKKAIDGAEILGTALSLEPIQLEALGENDRSSTGFLAKEAFEAMATRFFNNPNESIEGWEPAADAQSRIFNAVENLIEGDQSNGDIAIVSHGGVGTLLLCRLTGAPINRSMDQPGGGGGNVFCFEKDSHRLVHGWQSIESC
- a CDS encoding Gfo/Idh/MocA family oxidoreductase; the protein is MEKIIWGIIGVGDVCEVKSGPAFQKASNSELRSVMRRNGEKAKDFAERHGVPRWSDDADVLLNDPEITAIYIATPPDYHLEYTQRALAAGKNIYVEKPMARSGAEAQQILDLTEGSKQKVVVAHYRRRLPLFVRVDELLISGELGKPRHVSLQTIQPELDPLIALSEVNWRMQPEISGGGIFHDLAPHQLDLILQYFGPAEVIQGFSLMRNTDGSCDDCVSGQMRFKDDVLFQGHWDFASVDGTIKDSCKIMCDNGSIDFSFFRSPTLVVKSNHGIETSNYDPPPHIQQPMIEAVNDYFLGKGENPCSAKTGVQVMEMIDAFVTKR